A genomic stretch from Microtus pennsylvanicus isolate mMicPen1 chromosome 11, mMicPen1.hap1, whole genome shotgun sequence includes:
- the Ccdc200 gene encoding coiled-coil domain-containing protein 200 yields the protein MGSAYHWEARRRQMALERRKALMAQQQQEQEVKKQEEKKQHSEKTCQPHQDSKGPLPPPAKPQPPPPPAQPQEQVHPQPPPGPKPPKEPDPPTQSTGKDNLQKDTQRQDPQPGPAGAQQDGQQVCRTRGPPILPGRGLPNACLSSSPKYSRLTSTNYIQQW from the exons ATGGGTAGTGCCTACCACTGGGAGGCTCGGCGTCGGCAGATGGCTTTGGAACGGAGGAAGGCGCTGATGGCGCAACAGCAGCAAGAGCAG GAAGtaaaaaaacaggaagagaagaaacagcatTCCGAGAAAACATGTCAGCCACATCAGGATTCAAAAGGGCCTCTTCCGCCACCAGCAAAGCCACAGCCACCGCCACCGCCTGCACAGCCACAGGAGCAGGTGCACCCCCAGCCACCACCTGGACCAAAGCCACCAAAGGAGCCTGACCCTCCCACACAGAGCACTGGCAAGGACAATCTCCAGAAGGACACCCAAAGGCAAGACCCCCAGCCTGGACCAGCGGGGGCCCAACAAGATGGGCAGCAAGTCTGTAGAACTCGTGGACCCCCAATCCTTCCAGGTCGTG GTCTCCCGAATGCATGCCTGTCTAGCTCTCCTAAATATTCCCGACTCACG